In Nocardioides bizhenqiangii, the DNA window AGAAGTCGCGCGGCAACACCCTGCGGTTCGTCGTGCTCGACGGGCTGGCGAAGCCGGCGGTGCTGTCCGGCCCGTCCGAGGCAAACCTGCGCGCGTCGTACGACCGGATGACGGGTGGTGCGGCGTGAGGCAGGTACTGGTGCTCAACGGCCCCAACCTCGGCCGGCTCGGCCGGCGCGAGCCGGAGATCTACGGGACGACCACTCATCGCGAGCTCGCCGAGCTCTGCCGTGGGTGGGGCGAGCTGGTCGGCCTGTCGGTCGAGACCCGGCAGACCAACCACGAGGGCGAGCTGCTCGACTGGCTCAACCAGGCAGCCGACGCCGGGACGCCGGTGGTCCTCAACGCCGCCGCGTGGACCCACTACTCCTACGCGATCTTCGACGCCTGTGCCCAGCTGACCGCACCGCTGGTCGAGGTGCACATCTCGGATCCCTCGCAGCGCGCGGAGGTGTTCCGGCAC includes these proteins:
- a CDS encoding type II 3-dehydroquinate dehydratase yields the protein MRQVLVLNGPNLGRLGRREPEIYGTTTHRELAELCRGWGELVGLSVETRQTNHEGELLDWLNQAADAGTPVVLNAAAWTHYSYAIFDACAQLTAPLVEVHISDPSQRAEVFRHTSVVTPHAAKVIAGQGIDGYRQALEFIAAESGD